A genome region from Vicinamibacterales bacterium includes the following:
- a CDS encoding pitrilysin family protein, giving the protein MHIPSRTLAWIALVALASLAAAHRPPSAAPPGPDTIRIPFERYTLPNGLTVILSPDHTTPTVTVNVWYHVGSKNEVPGRTGFAHLFEHIMFTGSGHVPYGLHDKLTEGVGGENNGTTSNDRTTYFETVPSNYLESALWIEADRMGYLLDTLDLAKLDAQRDIVKNERRQGVDNQPYGKVREIVSRAMYPADNPYSWDVIGSMEDLGAASAEDVKNFFRLYYAPNNAFLAIVGDVDTAQTKAWVAKYFSDIPRGKPVVRPNVPAVTVPAERRFAYEDRVQVARLYVQWPTVGERHDDHYALEVLGSILSGPRTARITKALVYDQEAAASVSAGQRSREDVGEFALTITPRPGHTLTDLEAAADAVIEKLKADGPTAEEIQRATAGLELEFIEGLEFNLGKAMGLCDGAGFHDDPNHYKIDFQKSMAVTAADVKRVANQYLTKGRIVLSVVPAGKAGEASKPAESRKVTGAEDTPRPEVKR; this is encoded by the coding sequence GTGCACATTCCCAGCCGCACGCTCGCCTGGATCGCGCTCGTCGCGCTGGCCTCGCTGGCCGCCGCCCACCGGCCGCCCTCGGCCGCTCCGCCCGGACCCGACACCATCCGGATCCCCTTCGAGCGCTACACGCTCCCGAACGGCCTGACGGTGATCCTGTCCCCGGATCACACCACGCCCACCGTCACGGTGAACGTGTGGTACCACGTCGGGTCGAAGAACGAGGTGCCGGGACGGACCGGATTCGCGCACCTGTTCGAGCACATCATGTTCACCGGATCCGGCCACGTGCCCTACGGCCTGCACGACAAGCTCACCGAGGGCGTGGGCGGCGAGAACAACGGCACGACGTCGAACGACCGGACGACATACTTCGAGACGGTGCCGTCGAACTACCTCGAGTCGGCGCTCTGGATCGAGGCCGATCGGATGGGGTACCTCCTGGACACGCTCGACCTCGCGAAGCTCGACGCCCAGCGCGACATCGTGAAGAACGAGCGGCGACAGGGCGTGGACAACCAGCCGTACGGCAAGGTGCGCGAGATCGTCTCCCGCGCCATGTACCCGGCGGACAATCCCTATTCGTGGGACGTGATCGGCAGCATGGAAGACCTCGGCGCGGCGTCGGCCGAGGACGTCAAGAACTTCTTCCGTCTCTACTACGCGCCGAACAACGCGTTTCTCGCGATCGTCGGCGACGTCGACACGGCCCAGACCAAGGCGTGGGTGGCGAAGTACTTCAGCGACATCCCACGCGGCAAGCCGGTCGTGCGGCCGAACGTCCCCGCCGTGACGGTCCCCGCCGAACGCCGGTTCGCGTACGAGGACCGCGTGCAGGTGGCACGCCTCTACGTCCAGTGGCCGACGGTCGGTGAACGGCACGACGATCACTACGCGCTCGAGGTGCTCGGCAGCATCCTGTCCGGCCCGCGCACGGCCCGTATCACCAAGGCGCTCGTGTACGACCAGGAGGCGGCCGCGTCGGTGTCGGCGGGCCAGCGATCGCGCGAGGACGTCGGCGAATTCGCCCTGACGATCACGCCGCGCCCGGGGCACACGCTCACGGATCTCGAGGCGGCGGCCGACGCCGTCATCGAGAAGCTGAAGGCGGACGGCCCGACGGCGGAGGAGATCCAGCGGGCCACGGCCGGCCTCGAACTCGAGTTCATCGAGGGCCTCGAGTTCAACCTCGGCAAGGCGATGGGGCTCTGCGACGGCGCCGGCTTCCACGACGACCCGAACCACTACAAGATCGACTTCCAGAAATCGATGGCGGTGACCGCTGCCGACGTGAAGCGCGTCGCCAACCAGTACTTGACGAAAGGGCGCATCGTGCTGAGCGTCGTGCCGGCGGGGAAGGCCGGGGAGGCGTCGAAGCCCGCCGAAAGCAGGAAGGTGACCGGTGCCGAAGATACGCCCCGACCGGAGGTGAAGCGATGA
- a CDS encoding cysteine synthase family protein: MNELRRDILDCVGNTSLLALRHIVPGNGARILLKLESENPTGSMKDRMALAMIEAPEADRRLAPGGPVVEYTGGSTGVSLSLVCAVKGHPLDIVTSDAFSREKLDHMRILGARLHIVRSESGHMTEKLTRDMIEAAGVIAATTGAYWTDQMNNRDQMAAYHELAKEIWTQTGGRIDGFVQSVGTAASLRGIGEALRRRNERIRLVAVEPAESPVLSGGPAGAHKIDGIGAGYVVPLWQAGIADWIECVSTEEATAMALRLAREEGLFAGTSTGANVIAALRLAERLGPDAIIVTVMCDTGMKYLSKMASH; encoded by the coding sequence ATGAACGAATTGAGGCGGGATATCCTGGATTGCGTCGGCAACACCTCGCTGCTGGCCCTGCGACACATCGTGCCCGGCAATGGCGCCCGCATCCTGCTGAAGCTGGAGAGCGAGAACCCCACCGGCAGCATGAAGGACCGGATGGCGCTGGCGATGATTGAAGCGCCCGAGGCCGACAGGCGTCTGGCGCCGGGCGGTCCGGTCGTCGAATACACCGGCGGCAGCACCGGCGTATCGCTGTCTCTCGTGTGCGCGGTGAAAGGGCACCCCCTGGACATCGTGACCTCGGACGCCTTCTCCCGAGAGAAGCTCGATCACATGCGGATCCTCGGGGCCAGGCTTCACATCGTGCGCAGTGAGAGCGGGCACATGACCGAGAAGCTCACGCGGGACATGATCGAAGCCGCCGGCGTCATTGCGGCCACGACCGGCGCCTACTGGACCGATCAGATGAACAACCGGGACCAGATGGCGGCCTATCACGAGCTGGCGAAGGAGATCTGGACGCAGACCGGCGGACGGATCGACGGCTTCGTCCAGAGCGTGGGCACCGCGGCGTCGCTGCGCGGGATCGGGGAGGCGCTGCGCCGCCGCAACGAGCGGATCCGCCTCGTCGCCGTGGAGCCCGCCGAATCCCCGGTGCTGTCGGGCGGCCCGGCCGGCGCCCACAAGATCGACGGGATCGGCGCGGGCTATGTGGTGCCGCTCTGGCAGGCGGGCATCGCCGATTGGATCGAGTGCGTGTCCACCGAGGAGGCCACGGCCATGGCCCTGCGGCTGGCGCGCGAGGAAGGCCTGTTCGCGGGGACGTCCACCGGCGCCAATGTGATCGCCGCGCTGCGACTGGCCGAACGGCTGGGACCTGACGCGATTATCGTGACCGTGATGTGCGACACCGGGATGAAGTACCTGAGCAAGATGGCGTCGCACTGA
- a CDS encoding FtsX-like permease family protein — MNRRRPEIALRLVVGASRGDVLRWVLARGLGPVVIGLVLGLAGAIGVGRLLRRVLFNVPSTAVSCTGEPMGGRLRPDFVSVRHASGN; from the coding sequence GTGAACCGCCGGCGGCCGGAGATTGCCCTTCGCCTGGTGGTCGGCGCGTCGCGAGGCGACGTCCTGCGTTGGGTGCTGGCCCGCGGCCTCGGCCCGGTCGTCATCGGCCTCGTGCTCGGGCTGGCTGGCGCAATTGGCGTGGGACGCCTGCTGCGCAGGGTGCTGTTCAACGTGCCTTCCACCGCCGTATCCTGCACCGGGGAACCGATGGGCGGCCGGTTGCGGCCAGATTTTGTATCGGTTCGTCACGCGAGCGGGAATTGA
- a CDS encoding glucosaminidase domain-containing protein — protein MSRPLARGASYDENLRSVLTPRSRHPAPITIVLVLAVAAGACGGSVTGPSPMSPPTSTTVPIMGPSRLAAAQIVAWFNGRQPRPSGVYAATVPAESLARFFVEEGAMEGVTGDVAFVQSVVETGWFRFGGTVQPWMNNFAGIGAADTNPEPATFPDARTGVRAQIQHLRAYADPTALACSAPPLANPCADPRFDLIAPKGKAPTWNQMGNGNWATATTYATSILTLFDEALAFHGLRR, from the coding sequence GTGTCTCGTCCGCTTGCGCGCGGCGCGTCTTACGACGAGAATCTCCGCAGCGTGCTGACGCCAAGATCGAGACACCCGGCGCCGATCACCATCGTTCTCGTCCTGGCCGTGGCGGCTGGCGCCTGCGGCGGGTCCGTCACCGGTCCATCGCCGATGTCCCCGCCGACGTCGACGACCGTGCCGATCATGGGGCCCTCCCGTCTCGCCGCCGCGCAGATCGTGGCGTGGTTCAATGGGCGTCAGCCGCGGCCGTCCGGCGTCTACGCTGCCACCGTGCCGGCCGAGAGCCTGGCCCGGTTCTTCGTCGAAGAGGGGGCGATGGAAGGGGTGACGGGCGACGTTGCCTTCGTGCAGAGCGTGGTTGAGACCGGATGGTTCCGCTTTGGAGGGACCGTTCAGCCCTGGATGAACAACTTCGCCGGGATCGGCGCCGCCGACACGAACCCGGAACCCGCAACGTTCCCTGACGCGCGCACCGGCGTCCGCGCGCAGATCCAGCACCTGCGTGCCTATGCCGACCCGACGGCGCTGGCGTGCAGCGCGCCGCCGCTCGCCAACCCATGCGCCGATCCTCGCTTCGACCTGATCGCGCCGAAGGGCAAAGCGCCGACCTGGAATCAGATGGGCAACGGAAACTGGGCCACGGCAACCACCTACGCGACGAGCATCCTCACCCTCTTCGACGAAGCGCTGGCGTTTCACGGCCTACGGCGCTGA
- a CDS encoding pitrilysin family protein produces MKPQTRRLSGIVLAVALLSLPLAAQQALDRTKVPPPGKTPELRVPTWTKTTLANGAELIVSEKHDLPLVSFTLTLAGGSDRFEPADRRGLAGIAASMLSEGTKTRDGEALSNALQLLGTSVTVGIGNDSGSMGFVSTSGNLAGTLDIMADMLVNSTFPAPALDRIRAQRLVTLNAARAQPGAIARRVFPKVLYGSAHPYGQLTTEQSYTAITRDDIVRFHKAYFQPGRAAVIVVGDVTPASAKATVEKAFAAWPAGGSKPVPTYPPLPEKHPATIYLVDKPGAAQSTFAIGNPGPPRSTPDYYALEVMNTMLGGMFQSRLNANIREEKGLSYGVSSFFMYGKGPGPFRAGGDIISAKSDVALTEFMKELRGIGGSRPVTDEELATSKSSLVQSLPGMFASVGSIGGAIRTIWIEGLPDTYYQQYGKAIGAVTKADVVRVAKQYIDLDHLSIVIVGDRATIAAPLAATRIAPIVVLDIEGNPVR; encoded by the coding sequence ATGAAGCCCCAGACCCGACGGCTGTCCGGCATCGTCCTGGCCGTGGCCCTCCTGTCGCTGCCGCTCGCGGCGCAGCAGGCGCTCGATCGCACGAAAGTCCCGCCGCCCGGCAAGACACCGGAACTGCGGGTCCCCACCTGGACGAAGACGACGCTGGCCAACGGCGCGGAGTTGATCGTCTCGGAGAAGCACGACCTGCCGCTCGTCTCGTTCACGCTGACCCTGGCCGGCGGATCCGATCGGTTCGAGCCGGCCGACCGGCGCGGCCTGGCGGGCATCGCGGCGTCGATGCTGAGCGAGGGCACCAAGACGCGCGACGGCGAGGCACTGTCGAATGCGCTGCAGCTTCTCGGCACGTCGGTCACCGTCGGCATCGGCAATGACTCGGGCTCGATGGGCTTCGTGTCCACGTCCGGGAACCTCGCCGGCACGCTCGACATCATGGCCGACATGCTCGTGAACTCGACGTTCCCGGCGCCGGCCCTGGACCGGATCCGCGCCCAGCGTCTCGTCACGCTGAACGCGGCCAGGGCGCAGCCAGGCGCCATCGCGAGGCGCGTGTTCCCGAAGGTGCTCTACGGCTCCGCGCACCCATACGGCCAGCTCACGACCGAGCAGTCGTACACGGCCATCACGCGCGACGACATCGTCAGGTTCCACAAGGCCTACTTCCAGCCGGGCCGCGCAGCGGTGATCGTCGTCGGTGACGTCACGCCCGCCTCGGCGAAGGCCACGGTGGAGAAGGCCTTTGCCGCGTGGCCGGCCGGCGGCAGCAAGCCCGTGCCCACCTATCCGCCGCTGCCGGAGAAGCACCCGGCGACGATCTACCTCGTGGACAAGCCGGGGGCCGCGCAGTCCACCTTCGCAATCGGCAACCCGGGTCCGCCCCGGAGCACGCCAGACTACTACGCGCTCGAGGTGATGAACACGATGCTCGGCGGCATGTTCCAGTCGCGGCTCAACGCGAACATCCGCGAGGAGAAGGGCCTCAGCTACGGTGTCAGCTCGTTCTTCATGTACGGAAAGGGCCCAGGCCCGTTCCGCGCGGGCGGCGACATCATCTCGGCCAAGAGCGACGTGGCGCTGACCGAGTTCATGAAGGAGCTTCGGGGCATCGGCGGCAGCCGGCCAGTGACCGACGAGGAGTTGGCGACGTCCAAGAGTTCGCTCGTGCAGAGCCTCCCCGGGATGTTCGCGTCGGTCGGCAGCATCGGCGGGGCGATCAGGACGATCTGGATCGAGGGCCTGCCCGACACCTACTACCAGCAGTACGGGAAGGCGATTGGCGCGGTGACGAAGGCCGACGTGGTGCGGGTCGCGAAGCAGTACATCGACCTCGATCACCTGTCGATCGTGATCGTCGGCGATCGCGCGACGATCGCGGCGCCGCTCGCCGCCACCAGGATCGCGCCGATCGTGGTGCTGGACATCGAGGGGAACCCGGTCAGGTAG
- a CDS encoding M14 family zinc carboxypeptidase, with protein MRVARIPGLSFAITASVVAVCVAQAPKTADRPEAGASEAIARFTTETRFLSPWVASVPASDTVPSPTRFLGHVAGAAGELTPTAKIYAYMRALAAASPRVRVETIGRTEEGREILLVAIADEAGIRGLTRLKEATARLADPRRTSPDEAETIIAGARPVYYFNCALHADETGSAEMSMELAYRLAVSEDPMIQNIRKAVLVLVNPVAEPDGHDKMTEWFDTYLKGRREFATLPRQSPPYWNRYVFVDINRDAHQKAFAATRAVHTMFFDYHPTVVHDLHESIALLQTWNGTGPYNPNLDPIVTSEFLEMSLHEVTSLTAMGMPGVWTWKFGESFGLHYLDSVAMNHNAVGRGYETFGNATPETVDRAVGDDAWIGDSPLSREWYRPMPASPAVRWSMRDNVNYQETGALSILDWTARHAADLLRNFYRTGFNSWQKGATDLPRAYVIPAEQNDRLAVAAMVDRLVDQHIEVGRLTADLTTSEGRFARGSYVVKLDQPYRNYAVDVLERQHFPAEAENLPYDDVSWSFPVGFGVTAVRVDDERVRSAPSEPVATVVAPRGSVAGDGAAFLLRDTGQEALLAARFRLARFDVEIAEKSFLAASTDYPAGSWIVPQQTGLRVALAEVAGELALDFVAVAAAPDVPRHAAALPRIGLWVPWADTDAMGWIRYTLDREKVPYTYLRDEDVRAGRLRERVDVVVYGPFVKLDLAAQIHGIPATSGPMAFRRSAETPSLGAPVESDDITGGPGYVGLEAIRRFVVDGGVLLTLGSGSMLPLEGGLVSGVRRASAPDVFTPGSELRVTFEQPNHPIAYGYRSESSVFRGNLPVYDAPRRWLDMAYCTSCLDGPVDRRGVVARWGGSGAMVVSGGMRGEKTLNGHPAVFDLPLGRGRVVAYNFTPIHRDMNRSDYRLLWNAILNWRALGSGPSAAKR; from the coding sequence ATGCGTGTGGCCAGGATTCCGGGCCTTTCGTTCGCCATCACCGCCTCGGTCGTCGCCGTGTGCGTGGCCCAGGCACCGAAGACCGCGGACCGGCCCGAGGCGGGCGCGTCGGAAGCGATCGCCCGGTTCACCACCGAGACGAGGTTCCTGTCGCCCTGGGTGGCCTCGGTTCCGGCGTCCGACACCGTGCCGTCGCCGACGAGGTTTCTCGGGCACGTGGCCGGAGCCGCCGGCGAACTGACGCCCACGGCGAAGATCTACGCCTACATGCGCGCGCTCGCCGCGGCGTCGCCCCGCGTTCGCGTCGAGACGATCGGCCGCACCGAAGAGGGCCGGGAGATCCTCCTCGTGGCCATTGCCGACGAGGCCGGGATCCGCGGCCTGACGCGCCTGAAGGAGGCGACGGCCAGGCTGGCCGATCCCCGGCGCACGAGCCCGGACGAAGCGGAGACGATCATCGCCGGTGCGCGGCCGGTCTACTACTTCAACTGCGCGCTCCACGCCGACGAGACCGGCAGCGCCGAGATGTCGATGGAACTGGCCTACCGGCTCGCCGTCTCCGAGGATCCGATGATCCAGAACATCCGGAAGGCGGTGCTGGTCCTCGTCAACCCGGTGGCCGAGCCGGATGGCCACGACAAGATGACCGAGTGGTTCGACACGTACCTGAAAGGCAGGCGCGAGTTCGCCACGCTGCCGCGCCAGTCCCCGCCCTACTGGAATCGCTACGTCTTCGTGGACATCAATCGGGACGCCCATCAGAAAGCGTTCGCGGCGACGCGCGCCGTGCACACGATGTTCTTCGACTACCACCCGACCGTGGTGCACGACCTTCACGAGTCAATCGCGCTGCTCCAGACCTGGAACGGCACCGGTCCATACAACCCGAACCTCGATCCCATCGTCACCAGCGAGTTCCTCGAGATGAGCCTCCACGAGGTGACGTCGCTGACGGCGATGGGCATGCCGGGCGTGTGGACCTGGAAGTTCGGCGAGAGCTTCGGCCTGCACTACCTCGACTCGGTGGCGATGAACCACAACGCCGTCGGACGAGGGTACGAGACGTTCGGCAACGCGACACCCGAAACCGTGGACCGCGCGGTCGGCGACGACGCCTGGATCGGCGACAGTCCATTGAGCCGCGAATGGTACCGGCCGATGCCCGCGTCGCCGGCCGTCCGCTGGTCGATGCGTGACAACGTCAACTACCAGGAGACCGGCGCCCTGTCGATTCTCGACTGGACCGCCCGCCACGCCGCCGATCTGCTCCGCAACTTCTACCGCACCGGCTTCAACTCGTGGCAGAAGGGCGCGACCGACCTGCCTCGCGCCTATGTCATCCCCGCCGAGCAGAACGACCGGCTGGCCGTGGCCGCCATGGTCGATCGGCTGGTCGATCAGCACATCGAGGTGGGACGGCTGACGGCCGACCTCACGACGAGCGAAGGTCGGTTCGCTCGCGGCAGTTACGTGGTGAAGCTGGATCAGCCCTACCGCAACTACGCGGTGGACGTGCTCGAGCGTCAGCACTTTCCGGCCGAGGCCGAGAACCTGCCCTACGACGACGTGTCGTGGTCGTTTCCGGTGGGCTTCGGCGTGACCGCCGTGCGCGTCGATGACGAGCGCGTCAGGTCGGCGCCGTCCGAACCGGTGGCGACCGTCGTGGCGCCGCGCGGGTCGGTCGCCGGCGACGGGGCCGCGTTCCTGCTCCGCGACACCGGGCAGGAGGCCCTCCTGGCCGCGCGGTTCCGCCTCGCGCGGTTCGACGTGGAGATCGCGGAGAAGAGCTTCCTCGCCGCCAGCACGGACTACCCGGCGGGCTCATGGATCGTGCCGCAGCAGACCGGGCTTCGCGTCGCGCTGGCGGAGGTCGCAGGGGAGTTGGCGCTCGATTTCGTCGCCGTGGCGGCGGCGCCGGACGTGCCGCGCCACGCGGCCGCCCTGCCGAGGATCGGCCTGTGGGTGCCCTGGGCCGACACCGACGCGATGGGCTGGATCCGCTACACGCTCGATCGCGAGAAGGTGCCCTACACGTACCTGCGCGACGAGGACGTGCGTGCAGGGCGCCTCCGCGAACGCGTGGACGTCGTCGTCTACGGCCCGTTCGTGAAGCTGGACCTCGCGGCGCAGATTCACGGCATTCCCGCGACGAGCGGCCCGATGGCGTTCAGGCGCAGCGCCGAGACGCCGAGCCTCGGCGCGCCCGTCGAGTCGGACGACATCACCGGCGGGCCCGGCTATGTGGGTCTCGAGGCCATCCGCCGCTTCGTGGTTGATGGTGGTGTGCTCCTGACGCTCGGCAGCGGCTCGATGCTCCCACTCGAGGGCGGTCTCGTGTCCGGCGTGCGCCGTGCGTCGGCTCCCGACGTCTTCACGCCGGGCAGCGAACTCCGGGTGACGTTCGAACAGCCGAATCACCCGATTGCCTACGGCTACCGAAGCGAGTCCTCCGTCTTCCGCGGCAACCTGCCCGTGTACGACGCACCGCGCCGCTGGCTGGACATGGCCTACTGCACCTCGTGCCTGGACGGCCCCGTCGATCGCCGAGGCGTCGTGGCGAGGTGGGGAGGCAGCGGTGCGATGGTCGTGAGCGGGGGCATGCGCGGCGAGAAGACGCTGAACGGGCATCCGGCGGTGTTCGACCTGCCGCTCGGGCGCGGGCGCGTGGTCGCCTACAACTTCACGCCGATCCACCGCGACATGAACCGCTCGGACTATCGGCTCCTGTGGAACGCGATTCTCAACTGGAGGGCGCTCGGTTCTGGGCCCTCGGCAGCGAAGAGGTAG